TGTTACAGTAGTAACAACATCGATGCATCCATTTTCTTTCACGTTTTTCTTCAGTGCAATGCATACATGGCATCATGGTTGATGATGGTTTTAAATCATCATCACTTGCATAaccggctctgataccacttgttagcgGAAGCCGATGATTCTCATTATCATCACAGTTAGGTTTTGGAGGTTTGACATGAAACAGGGAATTGGAAACTGAATTGGTAGGCATGATTATAACAGAAAGAATGAACAAGATTGGACAAACAATAACTGAAATTATGAATGTCTTGGTACCAAGGGATGTTCCCGGCATCAAGTTTATATACATGCTTGGTTATGACAGTTGTTTGGCGGTTTAAATTTTGGCGGGAGAAACCGTCAAACTACAACCGATAACAAACCGTCACACCTCTAAGTTCATATCGTTTCATACATATAGAAATAATAATGTTAAGATATAAGTAACAACATAACATATTCGTTCATAATTATGTTTATAAATAACTAATAGACAGATAATGGTCATGAGTGGTGCTAACTCATTTGAATCCTTAGTTGCTTGTTTTGACCCATTGTCTAATTTGAGTTGACTCTAATTAACCTGTTGCTACATGTCTTGGTTGGTGTAGTATTCTACATTTCTACTTGTCACTTAAAAACCTCTCACTTGTGCTTAAGGATCTATTATTTGTCAACAGGATAAATATTAAGCAACTGTCGAACTTTTATTGCATATTGTTTCATACATAAAACAATTTAAGGTTGCGAGTTACATAATTAAATTATTCAAGCACAGATGGAATAAAATAACTGGTGGAACTAGTTAGTACTCCAGAATTCAAAAGACATAGGATCACCGCTGAGTACCAAACGTCGCCAACCATCTTTGTCTATAACGGTTCCAACATCCTTGCACATAACCTTACAGTAGCTGCAAACACTCGGGCAAAAAACGAACTTATACCCGTCATTAGTTTTCTCAATCTTAAACCAGTTATCCAATGTTTCGGGTCCCGGGTTTCCCTCAACACCCCCCACCATCACAGCATATTGCTTCAAGGCTTTATCATATTTCACCTTCCATACGTTTGACTCGATGTCCCATCCGGTGGAATCTGAAAACTTTATGTTAACATCTGTGGAAAGACGGATCACGCCTTTCTTGGGGTTTACTGGGCTGAAAGTCAACGGCAGGCCGAGATTGTAATAGTCTCGGGACTGTGCAACGGCAGCTGTGTAGTTCACCGGAAAAAGTCCGCCATGTTCATCGTCCGAAACCACTGGCGTAACATAGTATTTGGCCCCGGTTTGGAGGTATTTTCCACGAAGATCGAGCACTGGAGCGGGAGCGGGAGCTGCATTGGCTGCGAATACGAGTGCAAGTGAGAATAAGATGAGTGTTTTCATTTTGAAAAGTGTTGGTGAATGATGTAGATTAATGGCTATTTATACATGGTAGGAAGTTTGCTAGTTTTTGATTTAATAACAACATGTTGTTGTTGGTTTAGAGTTTTGGTTGTTTTAGATACTGGTGAATTTGGATATTGTTTTTGACTTGTAATTGATGTTTTTAACAactaaaatataaataattaactaCAACATGCTGGCTTTCTTCTTGCAGCTGGAGAAAATGTAACTAAAAGGGCATCTTTTAATAACACAAAGGTAAAGGTATTGTCCATCACTTTGTGCATTTTTAAAGGTACCCCTATATCGAAGGGGCGTTTCTTCATGTTCGATTGGGTCCTGATGATATTGCCAGGGATGATGATGGACGCTATTATCTAGTGGTTCTGATTGGAAGTCCCTAAATGGGCGTCCTTCGTGGCCCACAACTGCTTATGTTATCGCCGGTATTTCCATGAGCCCAAGAAGGTTACCCCATGGTAGCACTGGGGTGTTCTTAACATGGAGAGTTGGGCCAAGAAATCCCACAATCAAGCCCAATGGGGTCCTCCTCTTGTACCAAAAACACACCTCGGATTTGTGCATCAGTGTTTCTTGAGAGGATCTGAAGTCCTGAACACATGCATGGTTTACCATTCATTTAAAGTTCAATTATGTTCATGAGAAATTTAACTTTGGTTGTCTAGGTGCCATGTAGAATTTACAGGTAACTAAGTTGAGAAAAAAAATGGGTGAATCTGTATTAGCATTAAAAATATCTTCACTATGTAATGTTTTCTACATTCTACTCTAGATACGTGATAACTATAAATAACTAACTAAACTACAAGAAGAGAGGCTAATTAACATCATTGAGGTTGAGGATGACTAAACATGATGTTTTCACTTGTGGATACACTTTTTTGTTCATTTGGCTTCGGTTCTTGCATTTTTTAAATCAAACAATGATACGTCTTTTTACTGACCCAGATTTTGTCACTCTTCCAATTTATGTTTTGACGAGCGGTAAAGATCATATGGGGCCCGCTAGTGACCGACCGTGCAAGGTTTCCTCAAGTCTAGTCTCAACCACGGTTTACCTTTTCCGCTCCAATGAAGCAGGCTAATCAGACCAGGGGTGCAAACTCCTACATCTTCCTTGAATGTTGTCACTACCTAACCCATACTGGTTTCATCTATGACACTATGTTAAATGCCTTTAATGTTCCCAGCAAAAATGGTGGCATCGAACCCAAGTAATTAGAAGATTGAAAGGTATTATTATATAGAGATGGTGGGAAGTGGGAAGTTGCTAGTTGTAGATTGTAAAATGATCATGTTGTTGGTTTGGAGTTTTGATAGTTTTTGACCCAAAGTCTTGGATATTGTTTTAGACTTGTAAATGGATGCTGTGCTGGAATGCCAATAATTGAAGGGAAAATTACGAATCTAGCCAAGAAAATTGGTTGACCACCAAATTAGCCAGCTCATGCCTCTTTGGAATAGGGCATCCGCCATCTAATGCGTCCGCCAGTAGATGATTGACACGTGGCAAGAATGTTTCAATGATTGGGGCAGAGAAATCTGCTGCTTCGAAGGCGCCTAAGTGACGCATCCACTGTAGCTTGCGTCCGGCTGAATTTGTTGCGTCTGGCTGGGCACTACTTTTTATGCGTCTCTGGAAACGCTTCCTATGCGTCTAACGAGACGCTTCCATTGTCAGAGCTGGATGCCCTATCGGCTGCTTCCTATGCGTCTACCAGACGCTTCCCGTTTCAGCTTTTGGTTGCCCCTATCAGCTGCTTCCTATGCGTCTAACAGACGCTTCCGATGTCAGCTTTTGGTTGCCCCTATCAGCTGCTTCCTATGTGTCTGACAGACGCTTCCGATGTCAGCTTTTAAAGCCCCTAAAGGCTGCTTGCTATGCGTCTGAGAGACGCTTCCATTGTCAGAGCCATGCCCCTAAAGGCTGCTTCGGATGCGTCTTCGAGGCGCTTCCAGTGTCAGTAGCTGGATGATGTGATGCGTCTTATCACGTTTATTTAGGCGTCTACCCGAGGAGTCTACGAGACGCATTAGACCACAAAAACAATAgctacttgtttttttttttgttttttgtttttacttttattata
This genomic stretch from Helianthus annuus cultivar XRQ/B chromosome 8, HanXRQr2.0-SUNRISE, whole genome shotgun sequence harbors:
- the LOC110869473 gene encoding miraculin, producing the protein MKTLILFSLALVFAANAAPAPAPVLDLRGKYLQTGAKYYVTPVVSDDEHGGLFPVNYTAAVAQSRDYYNLGLPLTFSPVNPKKGVIRLSTDVNIKFSDSTGWDIESNVWKVKYDKALKQYAVMVGGVEGNPGPETLDNWFKIEKTNDGYKFVFCPSVCSYCKVMCKDVGTVIDKDGWRRLVLSGDPMSFEFWSTN